In the Vibrio sp. FE10 genome, TGCTCCGTTACCTGATACATCAACTGATTGAATGATGTATCAGTGGTTAAAGTTATTGTGATTTTAATTTTGAATATTCTTGATTAAACACCGCGACGCTGAGCCGCACGGCCCTCTTCCCAATCAGCGACTTTTTTTGCGGTATCTTCGTTACGTGTAACCTCAGGAAGTCCTACTTCCCACCAGCAATCACATTTCGACCATGCCGCCGGAGATACTGGGTCAATGTCTACAACGATAACGTAGGTACGGTCAGCTTCTTTCGCTCTTGCGAATGCAGCATCAAAGTCGGTAATTGAGGTCAATTTCTCGCTGATTGCACCTTGTGCTTCTGCATGCTTAGCAAAATCAACACGGGCTAATTCTCCGTCAGGGCGACGACAATCTTCTAAGAGGTTATTAAATGATTCATTACCTGTATTGTTCTGAAGCTTGTTGATAACAGCGAAGCCGCCATTGTCACAAACGACAACGATCATTTTGTGTCCAGTCAAAACCGACGAATAGATATCTGAGTTTTGAATGAGGTACGAACCATCACCAACAAGAACCACAACATCACTGTCTGGGTTGGCAATTTTCGCCCCCCAGCCACCTGCGATCTCATAACCCATACACGAATAGCCAAAGTCGATATCAAACTTACCAATTTGGTAATTCTGCCAGTTCATAGACAGTTCAGCAGGCAATCCGCCGGCGGCAGTCAAGACTGTATCGCCCTCTTCCATACTACGGTTCAGCTTGCCAATCACTTCAGCGTAAGAAGAAGTACCTTCAAGCAATTCACCTGCTTGTGGGTGAGTACGACGTTGGACTAACGCCTTCCACTCATCAGCTTCTACTTTGGCTTTTGAAGACCACTCATCACCTGATCGCCAGTCAGCCAAAAGACCAGATAATTTCGTCATACTGGTTTTCGCATCACCAATAACTGGATGAGAGCGATGCTTAATCGCATCGAATTTGGCCACGTTAATACTAATTAGCTGCATTTCTGGATTTTTGAATACGCTCCAAGATCCCGTAGTGAAATCTTGTAAACGTGTACCAATCGCAAGTACGACATCAGCTTCGTTAGCCATATGGTTAGCAGAGTTAGAGCCAGTAACGCCGATAGGCCCTGCGTTGAGTGGATTGTCTTGCAGCATGGTCGCACGACCAGCAATAGTTTCGACAACAGGGATGTTATGCTTAGCTGCGAACGCGGCTAGTTCATCAGTTGCAAGCGAGTAATGCACACCTCCACCTGAAATAATCAAAGGCTTCTTCGCTTTAATTAAGATCTCTTTCGCTTCTTCTAGTACGACCATTTCCGGCTCAGGGCGACGGATACGATGACATTTCTCTTCAAAAAATATCTCTGGGAAATCGTAAGCAATGCCTTGAACATCTTGCGGTAATCCAAGAAAAACTGGCCCGCATGTCGCAGGGTCGAGCATAGTATCTAGTGCTTGTGGAAGCGTATGCATCAATTGAGCAGGCGACAACACGCGGTCCCAGTAACGAGTCAATGGTTTGAATGCGTCGTTAGAAGTCACCGATGGATCTTCAAAATTTTCTGGCTGTTGCAATACAGGATCTGGAAGACGGCTTACATAAGCATCACCAGAGATAAGTAATAGTGGCAGACGGTTAGTATGTGCAATACCGGCTGCAGTGACCATATTGGTGGCACCAGGACCAATTGAGCTGGTCGCAATACCTATACGTTGACGCTTATTCGCTTTTGCATAAGCGATAGCAGCCGTAGCCATTGATTGCTCGTTTTGACCACGCCACGTTGGGATTTTTTCTTCGATGTTTTTCAGCTGTTGGCCAAAACATGTCACATTGCCGTGACCAAAAATGGCGAAAGCGGCACCAAATAATTGCTCTTCTTTCCCATCGACTACAATTTTCTGCGCTGCAAGATATTTAGCTAAGGCTTCAGCAACGGTTAGGCGTACAGTTTTCATCTTCTTCCTCGATCTTTCTTATACGTAATTGGCGCGTTACCTTGCCAATTACGTATTGTCCGTGTGTCGACTCTGGCTTATTGTTGGGATTGCCCTTCAATAAGCCATTTTTAATTACAAGCCGTATTTATTTGCGTAGCCCGTAATGTTCTCGTAAGCCGTTTTTGCAAACGTAAGCGGATGTGCTTTCGCTGGATCTTGTTCCGCTTCTACCAATAGCCAACCTTCATAATTACGCGCTTTAAGTGCAGCAAACACATCGTCGTAATTCACATCACCCGTACCTGGAACCGTGAATACCCCATCAAGCACGGCGTTTAAGAATGATTTATCAGCATCACGAGCTGCGTTCATCACTTCAATACGAAGGTCTTTAAAATGCATATGACCGATACGGTGACCCCAACGCTCAATAACATTCACAGGGTTACCACCCCCGTAAGTGATGTGGCCCGTATCTAGTGTCAGATAAACAGAATCACCGGTCGCTTCCATCAAACGATTGATATCTTCTTCCGTTTCAACAATCGTTCCCACGTGATGATGGAATGAAAGCTTGATGTCATGCTTGTTCAACAGGTAATCAGCAACAGTAGTTAGTTTTTCAGCGTAAGTTTTCCACTCATCTTCAGTCAAAATCACGCGAGATGACAACGGCTTGCTGATGTCGCCATGCACAGTATTGCTGACCTCACCGTAAACCATCGCCTTACAACCAGCGGCTTTAAGCAACAAGATATGACCTTGCATTTCCGCAATTTCTTCTTCTGCAGTTAATGTCATCAAATTTCCGCTGAACCAACCAGATGCCAATACTAGGTTGTGATTTTTCAACAATGGAATAAGAGTTTCTGGATCTCTCGGGTATTTAGTGCCTAGCTCGGTACCAGTAAAGCCAGACTCAGACATTTCGCTCAAACACGTCTCTAACGGGATCTCACCACCCAGTTCTGGCATGTCATCATTTGTCCAAGTTAAAGGGCTAATTCCGTATTGAACTTTGCTCATGGTCGTACTCCAAAATTTTTATATTTAATTTTACTTAGGCCAGTAAAATTTCAATTAGATAGGTTCATTGCATCTGATCGATATTTTGGCCAAACAGGTTTGCTTCACTGAGATTCAATATAATCCAAACCAAACTAAATGAAAAATATTTTTCATTTTGATAAATTTGTTTTTAATTTTTGAAATTATATGGAAAAAGCGAGTGTTTACGGGGGGTTCGAGAAAAGAATGGCACAGATCACAATTAATTTAATTCAATTAAAAACAACAATTTAGGAAAAATAAAGCATTTGAAAAATATTTTCCACACCTTGATCAGGTTAACATTATTGACCAAAGAGACATTAATTTAATAGCCGTAGTCATTCTGAGCTATTATGATTCTCAACATCGCTAAAATGAAAAATATTTATCAAATCTATTTATTATTATTACTAAATTCATTGGCGAGTTATTAATTCGATACTCTAACCCTACATTCATTGGGTATCGAATCATCGCCCAGCACGACCTTATTTGATGGTTAAGAGAGTGTTTGGACAATACAAAGGAGTATGTAATGTCACCTAATAATGGGACACAGTCTCACAAACATAATATCGCTTACATAGTTAGAATTTGTTGTATCGCTGCACTTGGGGGAATCTTGCTCGGTTATGATACCGCGGTAATATCAGGGGCAATTGGGCCAATAAGAGAGCATTTTGGTTTAACGCCCGCTCAAACTGGCTGGGCAGTATCCAGTGTAGTGTTGGGAAGTATTATCGGTGCTGTATCTGCAGGAACTGTTGCCCTAAAATATGGTCGTCGAAGTGCACTCTTCTTATCTGCTGTGTTGTTTATCATATCCGCCATCGGTTCCGCTATCGCACCTACATTTACCATCTATGTGTTACTCAGAATCGTCGGTGGTGTGGCAGTTGGTATCGCTTGTGTAGTTTCCCCAATGTACATGTCAGAGGTTGCCCCAAAAGATTTTCGCGGTCGAGCGGTCAGTATGTTCCAGCAATCCGCTGTTATAGGTCAAACTGGGGTGTTCTACGTTAACTATCTAATTGCGAAAGGAATGTCCGAAGCTTGGTTAGTTGATGTCGGATGGCGCTGGATGTTGGCTTCTGAAGTATTGCCAGCGACATTATTCGGTTGCCTATTAATCATGATTCCTGAATCCCCACGTTGGTTAGTACTCAAGGGGAAAATAGGTAAAGCAAAAGAGACACTCTCTCGAATTTCCAACCCAGAACATGCAGACAGAGTGATCCTAGAGGTACAAAAATCTTTAGTTCCAGCGAACGCATCCAAAAACAGTAAAATCAGCTTACGTTCCCCTCTTCTTTTTTCAATCCTTGTCATTGGTACATTTGTCGCGGCAGCGCAGCAACTTACTGGTATCAACGTCATCATGTATTACACCCCAGAAATCTTAAAACCTATAGCCGGTGGTACTGAGAACGCGTTGTTCCAAACGACATTTGTAGGTGTGGTGTTCATTCTTGGTAACGGATTAGGTATGTACTTAATCGACAAAGTTGGTCGCCTGCCGCTCATGAAATACGGAACTCTGGGCTGTGCACTTGGCATGACTATTGTTGGATATGTGCTCTATACCGGAACGGAAGGTTATGCAGCATTGTTTGCGCTGTGTTTGTATGTTGTCGCTTACGCTACATCTTGGGGTTGTGCATGTTGGACGATGATCTCAGAAATATTCCCTAACAGCATTCGTTCAAGAGCAATGGCTATCGCTGTGGGTGCACAATGGTTTACTGGATTTATTGTGACTCAAAGCTTCCCTATGCTTAACGAAAATCCATATCTAAAAGAAAACTTCAACGGCGCTTTCGCTTTTTGGGTGTTCGCCGCGTTGTCCCTCATTTGTATGGTTGTCGTTGTTAAGTACGTTCCTGAGACCAAAGGGGTTGCCCTCGAAGACATGGAAAAAGTCATGGCGAAAAAACTCGGGAAACAAGCTCCAAACAAAAAAACGGAAGCTGCTGCATAATTCAAACTGAAGACAGGTACTTATCTAAAGATAGCCTGTCTTTTCATTTATCAATTTCAGGAACCTTTGATGTTAGATAAAATGGCATTTTTTATTTACGTTGTACGCACAGGGTCAATTTCTGCCGCAGCGCGTAAGCTCAACATTTCAGTATCAGCCGGTAGCCGCTGGCTTCAGGATCTTGAGCTTAAATTTGGAATGCCATTATATCGACGCAATAATCGCTTGTTAAAACCCACACCTGCTGGCCAAACTTTATTTGATCAGTTTTCGGTACTCGTCGATCAATCTGAAACTGTCATGCGCACGATGCAAGATTACCAAAAACACGATAAAGGCCATATTGATGTAATCTGCACACCAGTCTATGCCAACCATTTTTTAATGAATCACATCAGCGAGTACTTACTCACCAACCCCGAGATCACTTTTAACCTCAACATTACACCTTGGGCACTTGATCATGCCGCTGACAGTGATATTACCATCAGCGCTAACGCATCTTATCAAGGCTATCGAGAAAAAGACTTACACCTAGTTCGTCGTGAGATAATGCAAAGTCCCTTTGTCGTCGTCGCTTCTCCGGGCTATCTTGCTAGAAACAATACTCCACAACGCCCTTCTGAACTAAAAACTCATTTATGCCTGTTTGCAACGACGCTCACCGGAAGTAATGACTGGGTGTTTACTCAGGATAATGAGTGCCAGATTATTAAAATCCCTAAATCGTTGGAGGTTAATGATAGTGACCTATTACTGCAAGCCGCACTGAACGGAACTGGTATCGCTTATCTACCGCAATTTTTGGTAGAAAAGCACATCAATGACAAAACACTAGTGCCTATTTTTGAATGCTATGACACCAGTATTTGGAGCTTAAATATGTACTACCAACCAGCCACAACCGCATCCGCCGTTGCTATTCATTTTAAAGATTTCTTATTGGCGAAACATTGATGATCAAAGAACTGATTACTTGAATCAATCGAAATTTTCACTTTCCATCGTATACACGAAAGCAGCCACTGAGGCTGCTTTTTTAGCTTTCAGGCTTAAAGGATATTGGATTTAGGTTTGCTCAAAGTGACTCAAAAACTCACCGCAATCTTTTTGGAAAAGTGGCAATGCTTCTGCCAGTTTTTTATCATCCCAATGCCACCACTCAAGGCTTTCTAATCGCTCAGCATAGCTAGGATCATCAAAACGAGGACGCAGCACCTTGGCAGGGTTGCCAACCACAATCGAGTATGGTGGTACGTCTTTCGTCACCACGCTACCAGCCCCAACAATCGAACCATTGCCAATCGTAATACCCGGCAGCACAATCACGCCGTGACCAATCCACACATCGTGTCCAACCTGTACTTTGTCTTCTTCGCGCCACGAGAACACCTCATCATCCAGTGACGTAGGATCTTCACCTAACTGATACTTCCCAGGGCGATAAGTGAAGTGATGCAATGTAGGACGCCACCACGGGTGATTGCTCGGATTCAGACGAACCGCCGCTGCGATTGATGTGAACTTACCAATCTCGGTAAACATCAGATTACAGTCGTTTTGGATATAACTGTAATCTCCAACCAATACGTTATTTAACACACAACGGTCAGCAATTTCAGTCCAACGCCCAAGCTCAACGTTGTGCAGCTTGCTGCTTTCAGC is a window encoding:
- a CDS encoding sugar porter family MFS transporter — translated: MSPNNGTQSHKHNIAYIVRICCIAALGGILLGYDTAVISGAIGPIREHFGLTPAQTGWAVSSVVLGSIIGAVSAGTVALKYGRRSALFLSAVLFIISAIGSAIAPTFTIYVLLRIVGGVAVGIACVVSPMYMSEVAPKDFRGRAVSMFQQSAVIGQTGVFYVNYLIAKGMSEAWLVDVGWRWMLASEVLPATLFGCLLIMIPESPRWLVLKGKIGKAKETLSRISNPEHADRVILEVQKSLVPANASKNSKISLRSPLLFSILVIGTFVAAAQQLTGINVIMYYTPEILKPIAGGTENALFQTTFVGVVFILGNGLGMYLIDKVGRLPLMKYGTLGCALGMTIVGYVLYTGTEGYAALFALCLYVVAYATSWGCACWTMISEIFPNSIRSRAMAIAVGAQWFTGFIVTQSFPMLNENPYLKENFNGAFAFWVFAALSLICMVVVVKYVPETKGVALEDMEKVMAKKLGKQAPNKKTEAAA
- a CDS encoding LysR family transcriptional regulator; its protein translation is MLDKMAFFIYVVRTGSISAAARKLNISVSAGSRWLQDLELKFGMPLYRRNNRLLKPTPAGQTLFDQFSVLVDQSETVMRTMQDYQKHDKGHIDVICTPVYANHFLMNHISEYLLTNPEITFNLNITPWALDHAADSDITISANASYQGYREKDLHLVRREIMQSPFVVVASPGYLARNNTPQRPSELKTHLCLFATTLTGSNDWVFTQDNECQIIKIPKSLEVNDSDLLLQAALNGTGIAYLPQFLVEKHINDKTLVPIFECYDTSIWSLNMYYQPATTASAVAIHFKDFLLAKH
- the iolE gene encoding myo-inosose-2 dehydratase, yielding MSKVQYGISPLTWTNDDMPELGGEIPLETCLSEMSESGFTGTELGTKYPRDPETLIPLLKNHNLVLASGWFSGNLMTLTAEEEIAEMQGHILLLKAAGCKAMVYGEVSNTVHGDISKPLSSRVILTEDEWKTYAEKLTTVADYLLNKHDIKLSFHHHVGTIVETEEDINRLMEATGDSVYLTLDTGHITYGGGNPVNVIERWGHRIGHMHFKDLRIEVMNAARDADKSFLNAVLDGVFTVPGTGDVNYDDVFAALKARNYEGWLLVEAEQDPAKAHPLTFAKTAYENITGYANKYGL
- a CDS encoding DapH/DapD/GlmU-related protein is translated as MSQPLSPTLNSEPSVAESSKLHNVELGRWTEIADRCVLNNVLVGDYSYIQNDCNLMFTEIGKFTSIAAAVRLNPSNHPWWRPTLHHFTYRPGKYQLGEDPTSLDDEVFSWREEDKVQVGHDVWIGHGVIVLPGITIGNGSIVGAGSVVTKDVPPYSIVVGNPAKVLRPRFDDPSYAERLESLEWWHWDDKKLAEALPLFQKDCGEFLSHFEQT
- the iolD gene encoding 3D-(3,5/4)-trihydroxycyclohexane-1,2-dione acylhydrolase (decyclizing) gives rise to the protein MKTVRLTVAEALAKYLAAQKIVVDGKEEQLFGAAFAIFGHGNVTCFGQQLKNIEEKIPTWRGQNEQSMATAAIAYAKANKRQRIGIATSSIGPGATNMVTAAGIAHTNRLPLLLISGDAYVSRLPDPVLQQPENFEDPSVTSNDAFKPLTRYWDRVLSPAQLMHTLPQALDTMLDPATCGPVFLGLPQDVQGIAYDFPEIFFEEKCHRIRRPEPEMVVLEEAKEILIKAKKPLIISGGGVHYSLATDELAAFAAKHNIPVVETIAGRATMLQDNPLNAGPIGVTGSNSANHMANEADVVLAIGTRLQDFTTGSWSVFKNPEMQLISINVAKFDAIKHRSHPVIGDAKTSMTKLSGLLADWRSGDEWSSKAKVEADEWKALVQRRTHPQAGELLEGTSSYAEVIGKLNRSMEEGDTVLTAAGGLPAELSMNWQNYQIGKFDIDFGYSCMGYEIAGGWGAKIANPDSDVVVLVGDGSYLIQNSDIYSSVLTGHKMIVVVCDNGGFAVINKLQNNTGNESFNNLLEDCRRPDGELARVDFAKHAEAQGAISEKLTSITDFDAAFARAKEADRTYVIVVDIDPVSPAAWSKCDCWWEVGLPEVTRNEDTAKKVADWEEGRAAQRRGV